One genomic window of Candidatus Binatia bacterium includes the following:
- a CDS encoding slipin family protein has product MFGGAATVVLVLVVLVASGLKILREYERGVVFRLGRLVPSRGPGIVYVIPLVEQMFRVDVRTVTFDVPSQDVITRDNVSVKVNAVLYFRVLDASRAVIEVQNYLYATSQIAQTTLRSVCGQAMLDELLSEREHFNTRLQEIIDTHTEPWGVKVVLVEVKHIDLPAEMQRSIARQAEAERLRRAKVINAEGEYQAAVRLAEAAEIMQREPMAIQLRMLQALAQIGIENNRTVIVPVPLDVVRGVMSALAQRAGA; this is encoded by the coding sequence ATGTTCGGTGGCGCTGCGACCGTGGTCCTTGTGCTGGTCGTTCTGGTGGCCAGTGGACTGAAGATCCTCCGTGAATACGAGCGTGGTGTCGTGTTTCGCCTGGGGCGGCTCGTGCCGTCGCGGGGTCCCGGTATCGTGTACGTTATCCCGCTGGTGGAACAGATGTTCCGCGTCGACGTCAGAACGGTCACGTTCGATGTGCCGTCGCAGGACGTGATCACGCGCGACAACGTGTCCGTCAAGGTGAACGCGGTTCTTTACTTCCGGGTTCTGGATGCCAGCCGTGCCGTGATCGAGGTGCAGAACTATCTTTACGCCACATCGCAAATCGCGCAGACCACGCTGCGCAGCGTGTGCGGTCAGGCGATGCTGGACGAGCTTCTCTCCGAGCGAGAACACTTCAACACACGTTTGCAGGAGATAATCGATACGCACACCGAGCCGTGGGGCGTGAAGGTAGTGCTCGTAGAGGTGAAGCACATCGATTTGCCGGCCGAGATGCAGCGCTCGATTGCCCGCCAGGCGGAAGCCGAGCGGCTGCGCCGCGCCAAGGTCATAAACGCGGAGGGCGAGTATCAGGCCGCGGTGCGGTTGGCGGAGGCGGCGGAGATCATGCAGCGCGAGCCGATGGCGATTCAATTGCGTATGCTGCAGGCGCTGGCGCAGATCGGCATCGAGAACAATCGCACCGTCATCGTGCCCGTGCCTCTGGACGTGGTACGCGGGGTTATGTCGGCGCTGGCGCAACGGGCGGGGGCGTGA
- a CDS encoding aminopeptidase P N-terminal domain-containing protein produces MPLPLEVYAERRRVVLDRIGARGAAVFPAAPVAMRAADVEHRYRPDADLLYLTGFPEPEAVCLLLPGHPTDEFVLFVRPRNPERETWTGPRTGVEGAVEQYGAQSAHPIDTLDQKIVEYVGERDALYCAVGRDRAFAERVLGWLRHWQQCRPRTGKGPTALLDPAPIVHEQRLIKRDEEIDRMRRAAGISAEAHLLAMRSARHGEPEYAVEALIDHTFRRLGGNGPAYPSIVASGINATVLHYTANERTMRDGDLLLVDAGAEFDGYCADITRTYPVGRDFTPAQRAIYEVVLRAQAEAISVVRAEARIDDVHRRAVEVIVDGLLDLRVLLGERAEILEKDLYKPFYMHRTSHWLGLDVHDAGAYKEDDGGGRRLVPGMVLTVEPGIYIGPGCVDVDPRFAGIGVRIEDDVLVTATGCDVLTAAVPKDPADLAAVRRSVGP; encoded by the coding sequence ATGCCGCTCCCCCTGGAAGTGTACGCTGAGCGCCGCCGCGTTGTTCTGGATCGCATTGGAGCCCGGGGGGCCGCGGTCTTTCCGGCGGCGCCCGTGGCGATGCGAGCGGCGGACGTGGAGCACCGCTATCGTCCCGATGCCGACCTGCTGTATCTCACCGGGTTCCCCGAGCCCGAGGCCGTCTGCCTTCTTCTGCCCGGGCATCCGACCGACGAGTTCGTGCTCTTTGTGCGGCCGCGCAATCCCGAGCGCGAGACCTGGACCGGTCCGCGCACCGGCGTCGAGGGGGCCGTCGAGCAGTACGGAGCGCAGTCGGCCCATCCGATCGACACGCTCGATCAAAAGATCGTCGAGTACGTCGGGGAGCGGGATGCTCTTTACTGCGCGGTCGGTCGCGATCGGGCCTTTGCGGAGCGCGTTCTCGGGTGGCTGCGGCATTGGCAGCAGTGCAGGCCGCGCACGGGAAAGGGCCCAACTGCCCTGCTCGACCCCGCTCCTATTGTCCACGAGCAGCGTCTGATCAAGCGCGACGAAGAGATCGATCGCATGCGGCGGGCGGCGGGGATTTCGGCGGAAGCCCATCTCCTGGCGATGCGGAGCGCCCGCCACGGCGAGCCGGAATACGCCGTCGAGGCCCTCATCGATCATACGTTCCGTCGTCTGGGTGGAAACGGGCCGGCGTACCCATCGATTGTGGCCTCCGGGATCAACGCGACGGTTCTGCACTATACGGCCAACGAGCGAACGATGCGTGATGGCGATCTGTTACTTGTCGACGCGGGAGCCGAGTTCGACGGCTACTGTGCCGACATCACCCGGACATATCCGGTTGGGCGGGACTTCACCCCGGCGCAGCGCGCGATTTACGAGGTCGTGCTGCGCGCGCAAGCCGAGGCGATCTCGGTAGTGCGCGCCGAGGCGCGCATCGACGACGTTCATCGGCGTGCCGTGGAGGTCATTGTCGATGGGCTCCTCGACCTGCGCGTTCTGCTCGGAGAGCGCGCGGAGATTCTCGAAAAAGATTTGTACAAGCCGTTCTATATGCACCGCACCAGTCACTGGCTCGGGCTCGATGTGCACGACGCCGGTGCGTACAAGGAAGACGACGGGGGCGGACGGCGTTTGGTGCCGGGCATGGTCCTGACTGTTGAGCCCGGCATCTACATCGGACCCGGCTGCGTTGACGTCGATCCGCGATTCGCGGGTATTGGAGTGCGGATCGAGGACGATGTCCTGGTGACCGCCACCGGGTGCGATGTGCTCACGGCCGCGGTGCCGAAGGACCCTGCCGACCTCGCCGCTGTGCGCCGTTCGGTGGGGCCGTGA